From one bacterium genomic stretch:
- a CDS encoding exodeoxyribonuclease VII small subunit: MTAGSKDGKRFEKKLSDLEEIVARLESGDTTLEDSLSLFEKGTKLLKDLTGILEEAERKVQILTKDASGNLDIQHFAGEDEGEPEE; encoded by the coding sequence TTGACTGCAGGCAGCAAGGATGGGAAGCGGTTCGAGAAAAAGCTCAGCGATCTCGAGGAGATCGTGGCCCGGCTCGAATCAGGCGACACGACCCTGGAAGATTCCCTGTCCCTTTTTGAAAAGGGGACGAAGCTCCTCAAGGATCTCACAGGGATCCTCGAGGAGGCCGAGCGAAAGGTTCAGATCCTCACAAAGGACGCTTCCGGGAACCTGGATATACAACACTTTGCCGGTGAAGACGAAGGGGAGCCGGAGGAGTGA
- a CDS encoding polyprenyl synthetase family protein, with protein sequence MIDETFMDKRKQAVDGALEFFMPPEGTHPARLVAAMRYSLFAGGKRIRPILTLTASEAAGGRMEDGLVPGCAVELVHTYSLIHDDLPAMDNDDFRRGSATCHKAFDESTAILAGDALLTMAFDLLSTGEMNVSEHVRLRMVQELSRAAGWRGMVGGQQVDMDSEGMMDSQNVHQADHAVRRELGWGWNQADSLRLEGESRRWRDREMARRDFLRGYQGTVPELPVLEYIHTHKTGALVRCSVILGALAAGAGEEVLRAFNTYGEKVGLAFQVVDDILDVIASTEEMGKDQGSDAARGKITYPAIYGLEGARERAFQLIEDAKAAVADVDPTGHLSGIADFVLLRRL encoded by the coding sequence GTGATCGACGAGACTTTCATGGACAAAAGGAAACAGGCTGTCGACGGGGCACTGGAATTTTTCATGCCGCCTGAGGGCACTCATCCCGCCCGACTGGTGGCGGCCATGCGTTACAGCCTGTTCGCCGGGGGCAAGAGGATAAGGCCCATTTTGACTTTGACGGCTTCCGAGGCGGCAGGCGGCAGGATGGAGGACGGCCTTGTGCCGGGCTGTGCCGTGGAGCTGGTGCACACCTATTCCCTCATCCACGATGATCTGCCGGCAATGGACAACGATGATTTCAGGCGGGGAAGCGCCACCTGCCACAAGGCGTTCGACGAGAGTACCGCGATCCTTGCGGGGGACGCGCTTCTCACCATGGCTTTCGATCTGCTGTCCACAGGAGAAATGAACGTGTCCGAGCACGTCAGGCTCCGGATGGTCCAGGAACTGTCCCGGGCAGCCGGATGGCGGGGCATGGTCGGCGGCCAGCAGGTGGACATGGACAGCGAGGGAATGATGGACTCGCAAAACGTCCATCAAGCAGATCACGCCGTGAGGCGGGAGCTGGGGTGGGGGTGGAACCAGGCGGATTCACTCCGCCTGGAGGGGGAGTCACGCCGGTGGCGTGATCGCGAAATGGCTCGAAGAGACTTTTTGCGAGGTTATCAGGGAACGGTGCCGGAACTCCCAGTGCTGGAGTATATCCACACCCACAAGACGGGGGCCTTGGTCCGCTGTTCGGTCATCCTGGGCGCACTCGCGGCCGGCGCGGGGGAAGAGGTTCTGCGGGCTTTCAATACCTATGGTGAAAAGGTAGGCCTGGCCTTCCAGGTCGTGGACGATATCCTGGACGTGATCGCGTCCACCGAGGAGATGGGCAAGGACCAGGGCAGCGACGCGGCCCGGGGAAAGATCACCTATCCGGCGATCTATGGTCTCGAAGGGGCCAGAGAAAGGGCATTCCAACTCATCGAGGACGCGAAGGCGGCCGTTGCCGATGTCGATCCCACCGGGCACCTCTCCGGGATCGCGGATTTTGTGCTCCTCAGGAGGCTTTAG
- the dxs gene encoding 1-deoxy-D-xylulose-5-phosphate synthase, which produces MGDVIKRDSILPTIDSPADLWDLPVVDLEALAGEIRTVILGVVSRNGGHLASNLGVVELTLALHKVFRMPLDKIIWDVGHQAYTHKLVTGRRDSFDTLRKRGGVSGFPKRVESPYDVFDAGHSGTSISAALGISEGMRHQGEAGKVVAVIGDGSMTAGMALEGLNQGGEIGKNLVVVLNDNEMSIAPNVGAMSSYLSRTLTGHFVNRVKRETESFLNKIPKLGEPFLQVARRAEESFKQLIYPGMLFEELGYEYIGPIKGHRLDRLIEAFTNARRIDGPVLVHVGTEKGKGYALSETNPTSFHGVGPFDLETGQPCGKGGPPSYTSVFSGAIVEAAEKDGKIIAITAAMPEGTGLDEFARRFPDRFYDVGIAEQHGVTFAAGLATRGYRPVVAIYSTFLQRAYDQIVHDVCLQGLPVIFAMDRGGLVGEDGPTHHGTYDLSYLRHIPNMVVMAPRDENALTDALQTALSLDVPCAFRYPRGAGEGVLITEPVVWDIGKGELLREGSDALLVGIGSTVHPCLAAAETLAREGIDTAVIDARFVKPLDTDLIFQWGRKCRVTLTVEENVLMGGFGSALLEAAADAGEKFPVHRVGLPDAFVEHATLEELRSGLGIDAEGIRSALKGVLSRVGE; this is translated from the coding sequence TTGGGTGACGTTATCAAGAGGGATTCGATCCTTCCGACCATAGATTCTCCAGCGGACCTGTGGGACCTGCCTGTCGTCGACCTGGAAGCGCTTGCCGGAGAGATCCGGACAGTGATCCTCGGGGTGGTTTCCAGAAACGGCGGTCACCTGGCGTCCAACCTGGGTGTCGTGGAACTCACCCTGGCGCTGCACAAGGTGTTCAGGATGCCCCTCGACAAGATCATCTGGGACGTCGGGCACCAGGCCTACACCCACAAGCTGGTCACCGGCCGACGCGACAGCTTTGATACATTACGCAAGAGGGGCGGGGTGAGCGGGTTCCCCAAGAGAGTGGAAAGCCCCTACGATGTGTTCGATGCCGGTCACAGCGGCACATCCATCTCGGCGGCTCTGGGGATCTCGGAAGGGATGCGTCATCAGGGAGAGGCCGGGAAGGTCGTCGCCGTCATCGGGGACGGCAGTATGACAGCCGGTATGGCGCTGGAAGGGCTCAACCAGGGCGGAGAGATAGGAAAGAACCTTGTGGTCGTTCTCAACGACAACGAGATGTCCATCGCTCCCAACGTGGGCGCCATGTCCTCCTACCTGTCCAGGACCCTCACCGGACATTTCGTGAACCGGGTCAAGAGGGAGACCGAAAGTTTTCTCAACAAGATCCCGAAACTGGGGGAACCTTTTCTCCAGGTGGCCCGGAGGGCGGAAGAGTCGTTCAAGCAGCTCATCTACCCCGGTATGCTGTTCGAGGAACTGGGGTATGAGTATATCGGTCCCATCAAGGGGCACCGGCTGGACCGTCTCATCGAAGCTTTCACCAACGCCCGGCGTATCGACGGCCCTGTGCTGGTCCACGTGGGGACCGAAAAAGGGAAAGGGTACGCTCTCTCGGAGACCAACCCTACCTCATTCCACGGGGTAGGGCCCTTTGACCTGGAGACGGGACAGCCCTGCGGAAAAGGTGGGCCGCCCTCCTACACGAGTGTCTTTTCCGGCGCCATTGTGGAGGCGGCGGAAAAGGACGGGAAGATCATCGCCATTACCGCCGCCATGCCGGAGGGAACCGGCCTGGACGAGTTCGCCAGGCGGTTCCCGGACCGTTTCTACGATGTCGGTATCGCCGAGCAGCACGGGGTGACCTTCGCGGCCGGCCTGGCCACCCGGGGCTACAGGCCGGTTGTGGCCATCTACAGCACTTTTCTCCAGCGGGCCTATGACCAGATCGTCCACGACGTCTGCCTCCAGGGGCTGCCGGTCATCTTCGCCATGGACCGCGGCGGCCTGGTGGGGGAGGACGGTCCGACCCATCACGGGACTTACGACCTGTCTTACCTGAGGCACATCCCCAACATGGTCGTCATGGCGCCAAGGGATGAGAACGCCCTTACCGACGCCCTCCAGACGGCCCTGTCCCTGGACGTTCCGTGCGCTTTCCGGTATCCGAGGGGGGCAGGGGAAGGGGTGCTTATCACCGAACCGGTGGTGTGGGATATCGGTAAGGGAGAACTGCTCCGTGAGGGGAGCGATGCCCTCCTCGTAGGCATCGGCTCCACCGTTCACCCGTGCCTGGCGGCAGCCGAAACCCTGGCTCGCGAAGGGATCGACACTGCGGTCATAGACGCCCGTTTCGTCAAGCCCCTCGACACCGATCTGATCTTCCAGTGGGGAAGGAAGTGCCGGGTGACCCTCACCGTGGAGGAGAACGTGCTCATGGGCGGTTTCGGTTCCGCTCTTCTGGAAGCGGCTGCCGATGCCGGTGAAAAGTTCCCTGTCCATCGAGTGGGGCTGCCGGATGCCTTCGTGGAACATGCCACCCTTGAGGAGCTTCGATCCGGGCTCGGTATCGATGCCGAGGGTATCCGCAGTGCTCTGAAGGGAGTGCTGTCCCGTGTCGGAGAGTAA
- a CDS encoding TlyA family RNA methyltransferase — MSESKRADLLLVELGLAESRTRAQALILAGRVYSDQVRIEKAGTRLAPGTTLTVTESLPYVGRGGLKLAAALDRFGVDPLDKVCLDVGASTGGFTDCLLQRGARRVYAVDVGYGQLDWNLRNDQRVTVMERTNFRNVDKDALPHDLDLAVVDVSFISLRLILPRLRDFLGKGAEAVLLVKPQFEVGRGKVGKGGIVRDGDVREEALEGVLEAAVAQRFVVAGRMESPVRGAGGNVEYLVHLKWSGEEA, encoded by the coding sequence GTGTCGGAGAGTAAACGGGCGGACCTCCTGCTGGTGGAACTCGGACTGGCTGAATCCAGGACCAGGGCCCAGGCCCTCATCCTGGCGGGAAGGGTTTACTCGGACCAGGTCAGGATCGAGAAGGCGGGAACACGTCTGGCCCCCGGGACGACCCTCACCGTTACCGAATCCCTGCCTTACGTCGGCAGGGGAGGGTTGAAGCTGGCAGCCGCACTGGACCGTTTCGGGGTCGATCCGCTGGATAAGGTATGCCTTGACGTGGGGGCTTCCACGGGAGGGTTCACAGACTGTCTTCTGCAACGCGGCGCCAGGAGGGTCTACGCCGTGGATGTGGGTTACGGTCAGCTTGACTGGAACCTGAGGAACGACCAGCGTGTCACCGTGATGGAGAGGACCAACTTCCGGAATGTCGACAAAGACGCCCTGCCCCACGACCTGGACCTCGCTGTCGTGGATGTTTCGTTCATCTCCCTCAGGCTCATCCTGCCGCGGCTCCGCGACTTTCTGGGAAAGGGAGCCGAGGCGGTTCTGCTGGTCAAACCCCAGTTCGAAGTTGGCAGGGGAAAGGTTGGCAAGGGGGGTATCGTGAGGGATGGCGATGTCCGGGAGGAGGCGTTGGAAGGGGTGCTCGAGGCGGCCGTCGCCCAACGGTTCGTCGTGGCCGGCCGCATGGAGTCGCCTGTCCGCGGCGCCGGCGGCAACGTGGAATACCTGGTGCATCTGAAGTGGAGCGGGGAAGAGGCGTAA
- a CDS encoding NAD(+)/NADH kinase has translation MNNIKKIGIVVKTTSPHADQVMGQLVPWLVERGVSVRVQGDYRELAGPAVTAVDRDHIPDGVDMVLVLGGDGTLLSVARLLEKSNKPILGINLGSLGFLTELGLDDLYPSLEKVLMGQYEIEKRVRLEARLNRGGQIIEKYRVLNDVVINKGALARIIDLETFVDGREVTIYKADGLIVSTPTGSTAYSLAAGGPIIEPTLDVIVVTPICPHTLTNRPLVVPGGSEVELHLLSDSGKVYITLDGQEGVNLMQGDRVFIKASDQKVNLVRTGTKNFYQVLSTKLHWGHR, from the coding sequence ATGAACAACATCAAGAAGATCGGGATCGTGGTCAAGACGACCAGTCCCCATGCCGATCAGGTCATGGGGCAGCTGGTCCCCTGGCTCGTGGAAAGGGGGGTCTCGGTCCGCGTCCAGGGAGACTACCGGGAACTGGCGGGGCCCGCGGTGACCGCCGTCGACAGGGATCACATCCCGGATGGAGTGGACATGGTCCTGGTCCTGGGCGGCGACGGGACCCTGCTCTCGGTGGCCAGGCTCCTGGAAAAGAGCAACAAGCCCATCCTGGGGATCAACCTGGGTTCACTGGGGTTCCTCACCGAACTGGGCCTGGATGACCTGTACCCCTCCCTTGAAAAAGTCCTGATGGGACAGTACGAGATCGAAAAGCGGGTGCGCCTCGAAGCCCGGCTTAACCGTGGCGGTCAGATCATAGAAAAGTACCGGGTCCTTAACGACGTCGTGATCAACAAGGGGGCCCTCGCCAGGATCATCGATCTGGAGACGTTCGTCGATGGCCGTGAAGTGACGATCTACAAGGCCGACGGGCTCATCGTCTCCACACCGACAGGTTCAACGGCATACTCCCTGGCGGCCGGGGGGCCGATCATCGAACCCACCCTCGATGTCATCGTGGTGACTCCCATCTGTCCGCACACCCTGACCAACCGGCCCCTTGTCGTGCCTGGCGGGTCTGAAGTGGAACTCCACCTCCTGAGCGACTCGGGGAAGGTCTACATTACGCTGGACGGCCAGGAAGGGGTCAACCTCATGCAGGGAGACAGGGTCTTCATCAAGGCATCGGACCAGAAGGTCAACCTGGTCAGGACCGGCACCAAGAACTTTTACCAGGTGCTCAGCACGAAGCTGCACTGGGGTCACAGGTAA
- the recN gene encoding DNA repair protein RecN, which yields MLEFLSIRDFAIIDEVDLPFEPGLTVLTGETGAGKSIIVDALQVVLGEKVDTSVVRTGATSARVEAAFSAGNCRLPEGLDILEEQVIMTREVRREGRGRATVNGSMVTIPILRELGDGMVDLHGQHEHQSLLKTAHHLDALDAFAGSWPQRHEVADVFDELSGIRRQIQNLEKGSRERHARKDYLRFVVAELTGADLSSGEEITLMEEERILGSAEKLLHNASDALESLYQGEGSAADRTRTAAGSLGALVATDARLREIVELVEAAGTQIEEAAYLLRDYTSRVQTDPHRLEEIGDRLALLQNLKKKYGPTLEKVMETLAESRRELDQMEEGQFNMEELQEREKSLEEQASDQAGKLSVKRVGAAGDLEKRVETELADLAMEKVRFSVVFDEIEMGQTGIDDVEFLISSNPGEPLMPLRKIASGGELSRIMLALKRILAGAGAVPTLVFDEVDAGIGGKVAAILGRKLREISAHHQVLCITHLAPVAACADQHIKVEKIQDQGRTVVRARYLGEEERVAELARMMGGIEVTSGIERSARELLEEARG from the coding sequence ATGCTGGAATTCCTGTCCATCCGCGACTTTGCCATCATCGACGAAGTGGATCTCCCTTTCGAGCCGGGACTCACGGTGCTGACGGGGGAGACGGGCGCGGGGAAGTCGATCATCGTCGACGCCCTGCAGGTCGTCCTCGGAGAGAAAGTGGACACCTCCGTTGTCAGGACCGGTGCGACCTCGGCCAGGGTTGAAGCGGCTTTCAGTGCCGGAAACTGCCGGCTGCCCGAGGGGTTGGACATCCTGGAGGAGCAGGTCATCATGACCAGGGAGGTCCGCCGTGAAGGGCGGGGCCGGGCCACCGTCAACGGCTCAATGGTCACCATTCCCATCCTGCGTGAACTGGGCGACGGTATGGTGGACCTGCACGGTCAGCACGAGCACCAGTCACTGCTCAAAACCGCCCATCACCTCGATGCCCTCGATGCCTTCGCCGGTTCATGGCCCCAAAGGCACGAGGTTGCCGACGTCTTCGATGAACTTTCCGGGATCCGAAGGCAGATCCAGAACCTGGAGAAGGGGAGCCGGGAACGGCACGCGAGGAAGGACTACCTGCGTTTTGTGGTGGCAGAACTCACAGGCGCAGACCTTTCCTCCGGCGAGGAAATAACATTGATGGAGGAGGAACGCATCCTGGGTTCGGCGGAAAAGCTCCTTCACAACGCTTCCGATGCCCTGGAAAGCCTTTACCAGGGCGAAGGTTCCGCGGCTGACCGGACACGGACCGCTGCCGGTTCCCTGGGAGCCCTGGTGGCCACGGACGCCCGCCTGAGGGAGATCGTGGAACTCGTCGAGGCTGCCGGCACCCAGATCGAGGAAGCGGCCTACCTGCTCAGGGATTACACGTCGAGGGTCCAGACCGACCCTCACCGTCTCGAGGAGATCGGTGATCGTCTGGCGCTACTGCAGAACCTGAAGAAAAAATACGGACCGACCCTGGAAAAGGTCATGGAAACCCTGGCCGAGTCCCGACGGGAGCTGGACCAGATGGAAGAGGGTCAGTTCAATATGGAAGAGCTCCAGGAAAGGGAAAAGAGTCTGGAGGAACAGGCGAGCGACCAGGCCGGGAAGCTCAGCGTAAAGAGAGTTGGCGCCGCCGGGGACCTGGAAAAGCGGGTCGAGACGGAACTGGCCGACCTGGCCATGGAGAAGGTGCGCTTTTCGGTGGTTTTCGACGAGATCGAGATGGGTCAGACCGGTATCGACGATGTCGAGTTTCTCATTTCCTCCAACCCCGGTGAGCCGCTCATGCCCTTGAGGAAGATCGCCTCCGGTGGAGAGCTTTCCAGGATCATGCTGGCTCTCAAGAGGATCCTGGCCGGGGCAGGAGCTGTTCCAACCCTCGTGTTCGATGAAGTGGACGCGGGGATCGGCGGGAAGGTGGCCGCCATCCTTGGCCGCAAGTTGAGAGAGATCTCCGCTCACCACCAGGTTCTTTGTATCACGCATCTGGCGCCTGTGGCCGCCTGCGCCGATCAGCACATCAAGGTGGAGAAGATCCAGGATCAGGGGAGGACAGTGGTCAGGGCCAGGTACCTCGGCGAAGAGGAACGTGTGGCTGAACTGGCCCGGATGATGGGGGGGATAGAGGTGACTTCGGGGATCGAAAGATCAGCGAGGGAACTGCTGGAGGAAGCCCGTGGATAA
- a CDS encoding N-acetyltransferase, protein MDKADWTLRKARMDDIPRIHSLVNEFASQGEMLGRSRSELYEGLRDFFVVEEDGIVLGCSALHINWEDLAEVRSLAVVPELQGKGLGKVLVKACVDEARDLGVARVYALTYRPEFFEKLGFKRVDKDSLPHKVWGDCLKCPQFPNCDEDAVLMEVI, encoded by the coding sequence GTGGATAAGGCAGATTGGACGTTGCGAAAAGCCCGGATGGACGACATCCCCCGGATCCACAGCCTGGTGAACGAATTCGCTTCCCAGGGGGAGATGCTGGGGCGTTCCCGCAGTGAGCTTTACGAGGGATTGAGGGATTTCTTCGTGGTGGAGGAGGACGGGATCGTGCTCGGCTGTTCGGCCCTTCACATCAACTGGGAGGACCTTGCCGAGGTCAGGTCCCTGGCAGTGGTCCCTGAGCTTCAGGGCAAGGGCTTGGGCAAGGTGCTGGTCAAGGCGTGCGTGGACGAGGCCCGTGATCTGGGTGTCGCCCGGGTCTACGCCCTGACCTACCGGCCGGAGTTTTTCGAAAAACTCGGGTTCAAGAGGGTTGACAAGGATTCACTGCCCCACAAGGTCTGGGGAGATTGCCTGAAGTGCCCCCAGTTCCCCAACTGCGACGAGGATGCTGTCCTTATGGAGGTGATCTGA
- a CDS encoding TldD/PmbA family protein, with product MPELEELARQIEETARKAGADDAECLVRRVRSLRVEVKNGEPEGVRRVDETSAALRVIVEGKEGFACTTAPGDDVIGMLARDALDGAKLLEPAVENRFSTVDTHPGPVTGLMDAKGAAATFREKVEIAAVIEDAVLRADPRIRQAHKPSYQEAMRQTAIASGARVWSYEDSVYAISVQSVARDSEESQSGYDFMASRRSGDLDPVKVGKEAGMEAVGLLGGTPPRTGTYPAVFPPRVALDLLGALISSFSAEEMQKGRSRLADRRGDIVFSRELTIMDDGTMPFMTGSVPFDDERVPVTPRKLVDQGVMTGCLHTLKTAAKWSEKPTGNAFRASMSSAPAPGSSNLFIQPGPVPVTGLLPSGPSVRFSSLLGSHTVDRVSGDFSLGAAGFILQDGQPVKPFRNGTVSGNLFDLMLSLAAVGDDLKFYGSMGSPSLLFESVIVTGN from the coding sequence GTGCCTGAGCTGGAAGAACTGGCCCGACAGATCGAGGAAACGGCCCGCAAGGCGGGCGCCGACGACGCTGAATGCCTCGTGCGCCGTGTGAGGTCTCTCAGGGTGGAGGTGAAAAACGGCGAGCCGGAAGGAGTCAGACGAGTGGACGAGACGTCGGCCGCCCTCAGGGTCATCGTCGAAGGGAAGGAAGGGTTCGCCTGCACCACGGCGCCCGGGGATGACGTCATCGGGATGCTGGCCAGGGATGCCCTGGACGGCGCGAAACTCCTGGAGCCCGCCGTGGAGAACCGTTTCTCCACGGTCGACACTCACCCCGGGCCGGTCACGGGGCTCATGGACGCAAAAGGAGCCGCTGCAACCTTCCGGGAGAAGGTGGAGATAGCGGCCGTTATCGAGGATGCCGTACTGCGGGCTGATCCAAGGATCCGGCAGGCCCATAAGCCTTCCTACCAGGAGGCCATGCGTCAGACGGCCATCGCCTCCGGGGCCCGCGTCTGGTCCTACGAGGATTCGGTTTACGCCATCTCTGTCCAATCCGTGGCCCGGGATTCAGAGGAGTCCCAGTCCGGATACGATTTCATGGCTTCCAGGAGGTCCGGCGACCTCGATCCGGTCAAGGTGGGGAAAGAGGCCGGCATGGAGGCCGTCGGGCTCCTGGGCGGAACCCCACCCCGAACGGGGACCTATCCGGCCGTTTTCCCCCCAAGGGTGGCCCTGGATCTTCTGGGTGCCCTTATCTCCTCCTTTTCGGCGGAGGAGATGCAAAAGGGGCGCTCCCGTCTCGCGGACCGTCGGGGCGATATCGTTTTTTCCAGGGAACTGACCATCATGGACGACGGGACGATGCCGTTCATGACCGGTTCCGTCCCCTTCGATGATGAGCGGGTCCCGGTGACGCCGCGCAAACTGGTGGACCAGGGAGTCATGACCGGTTGCCTCCATACCCTGAAGACCGCGGCGAAATGGTCGGAAAAACCCACCGGAAACGCCTTCAGGGCTTCCATGTCCAGCGCTCCGGCCCCCGGGTCTTCCAACCTGTTCATCCAGCCTGGACCGGTTCCCGTCACCGGTCTCCTTCCGTCCGGGCCGTCCGTCCGATTCAGCTCTCTTTTGGGCTCCCACACCGTGGACCGGGTGTCCGGGGATTTCTCCCTGGGTGCGGCAGGGTTCATCCTGCAGGACGGCCAGCCGGTCAAGCCGTTCAGGAACGGCACCGTGAGCGGCAACCTGTTCGACCTGATGCTCTCGCTGGCGGCTGTGGGTGACGACCTGAAGTTCTACGGCTCCATGGGGTCACCTTCACTTCTTTTCGAGTCGGTCATTGTCACGGGAAACTGA
- a CDS encoding M23 family metallopeptidase translates to MTTKKFTIMILPDETTRVRKYRLPKMVVRGGLAVLALLVVGLGYLVTDYIGVKKMVTELERLRMEARQQRQQLVTFAKSIDDFQVEMGRLRQFDMKLRVMADLDGVVYPEQIMGIGGENPDPFNPLEAELSFQDQTMINSMSKGLDKLQTEVSIQERSFQELVEYLEDQKSLLSSTPSIWPVKGWLTSTFGYRTSPFTGRRELHKGLDIATRSNTPIISPADGLVVFAGREGGFGNMIIVDHGYGIMTRYGHCSSLEAKLGDKVKRGDVVARVGSTGRSTGPHLHYEVAVNGVAINPNRYILN, encoded by the coding sequence GTGACAACTAAAAAATTTACCATCATGATCCTGCCCGATGAGACCACGCGGGTCCGGAAATACAGGCTTCCCAAGATGGTTGTCCGTGGGGGGCTGGCCGTCCTTGCGCTGCTCGTAGTCGGACTCGGGTACCTGGTCACCGATTACATCGGCGTCAAAAAGATGGTGACGGAACTGGAAAGGCTGCGAATGGAAGCTCGCCAGCAGCGCCAGCAGCTTGTCACCTTCGCCAAGTCCATCGACGACTTCCAGGTCGAGATGGGCAGGCTGCGGCAGTTCGACATGAAGCTGAGGGTCATGGCCGATCTGGACGGCGTTGTATATCCGGAGCAGATCATGGGTATCGGTGGGGAAAACCCGGATCCGTTCAACCCCCTGGAAGCGGAGCTCTCCTTCCAGGACCAGACCATGATCAACAGCATGAGCAAGGGACTCGACAAGCTCCAGACCGAGGTGAGCATCCAGGAACGAAGTTTCCAGGAACTGGTCGAATACCTCGAAGACCAGAAATCCCTTCTCTCCTCCACGCCGTCCATCTGGCCTGTCAAGGGGTGGCTGACCTCGACCTTCGGTTACCGCACATCTCCTTTCACAGGCCGCAGGGAACTGCACAAGGGGCTCGACATCGCCACACGGAGCAATACCCCCATCATATCCCCGGCTGACGGACTCGTGGTCTTTGCCGGCCGCGAGGGCGGTTTCGGCAACATGATCATCGTCGACCACGGTTACGGGATCATGACGCGGTACGGGCACTGTTCGAGCCTGGAAGCCAAGTTGGGTGACAAGGTCAAGAGGGGAGATGTCGTCGCCCGGGTCGGGAGCACCGGACGCAGCACCGGCCCGCACCTGCATTACGAGGTCGCCGTCAACGGGGTCGCGATCAACCCCAACAGGTACATCCTCAACTGA